A section of the Anaerobranca gottschalkii DSM 13577 genome encodes:
- the atpH gene encoding ATP synthase F1 subunit delta, with amino-acid sequence MKSTIANRYALGLFKIAEENNLVDRITEDCLFLMEVFNTTPELQRIFENPKISKEDKLSLINQGLKDNLHQHTIAFIALMVEKGRASQIKDSLASYVNLAEKAKGLINVEVTTAIELDEEQIQRLREGLIKMTRKEINIKSIKDPSILGGVIIKLGNKVIDGSIKHQIDKIKDSLLKAQVMEVEVRE; translated from the coding sequence ATGAAAAGTACCATCGCTAATCGATATGCTTTAGGTTTATTTAAAATAGCAGAAGAAAATAATTTAGTGGATAGAATAACAGAAGATTGTCTCTTTTTAATGGAAGTTTTTAACACTACTCCAGAACTTCAAAGAATTTTCGAAAACCCTAAAATTTCTAAGGAAGATAAGCTATCCCTTATTAATCAGGGTTTGAAGGATAATCTACACCAGCACACTATTGCTTTTATAGCCCTAATGGTAGAAAAAGGTAGAGCTTCCCAAATAAAAGATTCTTTAGCCAGTTATGTTAATCTAGCAGAAAAAGCTAAAGGCTTAATTAATGTGGAGGTAACAACTGCCATTGAATTAGATGAGGAACAAATTCAAAGGCTAAGGGAAGGTCTAATTAAGATGACCCGAAAAGAAATAAATATCAAAAGTATAAAAGATCCTAGTATTCTTGGTGGAGTAATTATTAAACTAGGCAATAAAGTTATTGATGGTAGTATTAAACATCAAATAGATAAAATCAAAGATTCTTTGTTAAAGGCACAAGTAATGGAAGTTGAGGTGAGGGAATAA
- the atpA gene encoding F0F1 ATP synthase subunit alpha, which yields MKLRPEEISSVIKKQIESYGQSLEVVDTGTVIQVGDGIARIHGLDQAMQGELLEFPGEIYGMALNLEEDNVGAIILGPYIDIKEGDIVKRTGRIVEVPVGDSLIGRIVNPLGQPIDGKGPINSNKFRPVERKATGVMSRKSVHEPLQTGIKAIDAMVPIGRGQRELIIGDRGTGKTAIAVDTILNQKDTGVICIYVAIGQKNSTVAGVVKKLEEAGAMDYTIVVAATASEPAPLLYLAPYSGTAMGEEFMYQGKHVLIIYDDLSKHAAAYRELSLLLRRPPGREAYPGDVFYLHSRLLERAAKLNDELGGGSITALPIIETQAGDVSAYIPTNVISITDGQIFLEGDLFYAGIRPAINVGLSVSRVGGSAQIKAMKQVAGTLRLELAQYKELAAFAQFGSDLDKATQAKLARGERLTEILKQGQYQPKPVLEQIYIIFAGVKGYLDDIEVKQIAQFESEFIKFMKQNKAEIGEAIMAEQKISDETEVKLREAIEEFKKIFIGA from the coding sequence ATTAAACTACGGCCAGAAGAGATAAGTTCAGTTATTAAAAAACAAATAGAAAGCTATGGACAAAGCCTTGAAGTCGTGGATACAGGAACTGTAATTCAAGTAGGTGATGGTATTGCTAGGATTCATGGCCTAGATCAAGCTATGCAAGGAGAGCTTTTAGAATTCCCTGGAGAAATTTATGGAATGGCTCTTAACCTTGAAGAAGATAATGTAGGTGCAATAATTTTAGGTCCCTATATTGATATTAAAGAAGGGGATATCGTTAAAAGGACTGGAAGGATAGTTGAAGTTCCTGTGGGAGATAGCTTAATAGGTCGTATAGTTAATCCACTAGGTCAACCTATAGATGGAAAGGGACCTATCAACAGCAATAAATTCCGCCCTGTAGAAAGAAAGGCAACAGGGGTTATGAGCAGAAAAAGTGTACATGAACCGTTACAAACAGGTATTAAGGCTATTGATGCAATGGTTCCAATTGGTAGAGGTCAAAGGGAGCTGATAATCGGTGATAGGGGTACAGGTAAAACCGCCATTGCCGTTGATACTATCTTAAATCAAAAGGATACAGGAGTAATTTGTATTTATGTAGCAATTGGGCAAAAGAACTCAACAGTGGCAGGGGTAGTTAAAAAATTAGAAGAAGCAGGAGCTATGGATTATACAATCGTTGTTGCAGCAACTGCCAGTGAACCAGCTCCGTTACTTTATCTTGCCCCTTATTCTGGAACTGCCATGGGTGAAGAGTTTATGTACCAAGGAAAACACGTGTTAATTATTTATGATGATTTATCAAAACACGCTGCCGCTTATAGAGAGCTTTCACTACTTTTAAGAAGGCCACCAGGTCGTGAAGCATATCCAGGGGATGTATTCTATCTCCATTCTAGATTATTAGAAAGGGCAGCTAAACTCAATGATGAGTTAGGTGGCGGCTCAATTACAGCTTTACCAATTATTGAAACTCAAGCAGGTGACGTATCAGCATATATCCCTACAAACGTTATTTCTATAACCGATGGGCAGATATTCTTAGAAGGTGATTTATTTTATGCAGGTATCCGTCCAGCAATAAATGTCGGTTTATCAGTATCAAGGGTAGGTGGAAGTGCCCAAATTAAAGCTATGAAACAAGTTGCTGGTACTTTGCGTCTAGAACTTGCCCAGTATAAAGAATTGGCAGCCTTTGCTCAGTTTGGTTCTGACTTAGATAAAGCGACCCAAGCTAAATTGGCAAGGGGTGAAAGGTTAACAGAAATATTAAAACAAGGTCAATATCAACCTAAACCTGTATTAGAGCAAATCTACATAATCTTTGCAGGGGTTAAAGGTTATCTTGATGATATTGAAGTAAAACAAATTGCTCAGTTTGAAAGTGAATTCATTAAATTTATGAAACAAAATAAGGCAGAAATTGGAGAGGCCATAATGGCTGAGCAAAAAATCTCTGATGAAACTGAGGTTAAGTTAAGGGAAGCAATAGAAGAATTCAAAAAGATCTTTATTGGGGCTTAA
- the atpD gene encoding F0F1 ATP synthase subunit beta: MNKGKITQIIGPVVDISFAGGKLPKIYNAIEIPLNVNGDNSKLVVEVAQHLGDNSVRCVAMDSTDGLVRGMEAIDTGAPISVPVGKETLGRLFNVLGEPIDGQGEVKAKERHQIHKSAPSLEDQDTSAAILETGIKVVDLLAPYPRGGKIGLFGGAGVGKTVLIMELIRNIATEHGGYSVFTGVGERTREGNDLYYEMKDSGVIDKTALVFGQMNEPPGARLRVALTGLTMAEYFRDQEGQDVLLFIDNIFRFTQAGSEVSALLGRMPSAVGYQPTLQSEMGQLQERITSTKKGSITSIQAIYVPADDYTDPAPATTFAHLDATTNLSRRIAELGIYPAVDPLDSSSRILDPNIVGEEHYKVARGVQQVLQRYKELQDIIAILGMDELSEEDKLIVSRARKIQRFLSQPFFVAEAFTGTPGKYVPLKETIRGFKEIIEGKHDDIPESYFYMAGTIDEVIERAEKGE; this comes from the coding sequence ATGAATAAAGGTAAAATAACTCAAATAATAGGTCCAGTAGTAGATATTTCTTTTGCTGGTGGAAAATTACCGAAAATATACAATGCTATTGAAATACCATTAAATGTTAATGGTGATAACTCCAAATTAGTGGTGGAAGTTGCACAACACCTTGGAGATAATTCAGTAAGATGTGTAGCTATGGATAGTACTGATGGATTAGTAAGGGGTATGGAAGCTATTGACACCGGTGCTCCTATTAGTGTACCAGTTGGGAAAGAAACCCTTGGTAGATTATTTAACGTACTTGGTGAACCCATCGATGGCCAAGGGGAAGTAAAGGCTAAAGAAAGACATCAAATTCATAAAAGTGCACCATCATTAGAAGATCAAGACACTTCAGCAGCTATTTTAGAAACGGGAATTAAAGTTGTTGATTTGTTAGCACCTTATCCAAGGGGTGGTAAAATCGGTCTTTTTGGAGGTGCTGGTGTAGGTAAGACAGTACTAATAATGGAACTAATCAGAAACATTGCCACTGAGCATGGTGGATACTCAGTATTTACCGGTGTAGGTGAAAGAACTAGGGAAGGTAATGATTTATACTATGAAATGAAAGATTCTGGGGTTATAGATAAAACGGCCTTAGTTTTTGGGCAAATGAATGAGCCTCCAGGAGCAAGGTTAAGGGTTGCTTTAACAGGTTTGACAATGGCTGAATACTTTAGAGATCAAGAAGGTCAAGATGTTCTATTGTTTATCGATAATATTTTCCGTTTCACCCAGGCAGGTTCTGAAGTTTCTGCCCTATTAGGTAGGATGCCTTCTGCAGTAGGTTATCAGCCTACACTACAATCAGAAATGGGTCAATTACAAGAACGGATAACCTCTACTAAAAAAGGTTCAATTACTTCAATACAAGCAATATACGTTCCAGCCGATGACTATACAGACCCAGCACCTGCTACAACCTTTGCCCACTTAGATGCTACAACTAACCTTTCCCGTAGAATTGCGGAATTAGGTATTTATCCTGCCGTTGACCCCTTAGACTCATCTTCAAGGATTCTCGATCCTAATATTGTAGGGGAAGAACACTACAAAGTAGCAAGGGGAGTACAGCAAGTACTTCAACGTTATAAAGAGTTGCAAGATATTATTGCAATTTTAGGTATGGATGAATTATCTGAAGAAGATAAGTTAATTGTTAGTAGAGCAAGGAAAATTCAGAGATTCTTATCTCAGCCATTCTTCGTAGCTGAGGCCTTTACAGGAACTCCAGGTAAATACGTACCTTTGAAAGAGACAATTCGAGGATTTAAAGAAATTATTGAAGGTAAACATGATGATATTCCTGAAAGTTACTTCTACATGGCTGGAACCATTGATGAAGTTATAGAAAGAGCAGAAAAAGGGGAGTAA
- the atpG gene encoding ATP synthase F1 subunit gamma, producing the protein MQGIRDIKRRIKTVTNTKQITKAMEMVAAAKLRRSQDKVIQSKPYAAKMQEVVERVLSNSRDYTNPIIEGNPQGKPAFIVVTADRGLCGGYNANVLRTAQKTIDKENSYVIVVGRKARDLMKKQGYNIVAEFLDIGDEPNYNHGQRIYGTVAQLLEEGLFSEVNIIYTQFINALTQRVVIERLLPVERKGEKISNIYLFEPSVEEVLDNLIPKYLTGKLYQALVESKAAEHGARMTAMGSATDNASEMIEKLTLTYNRARQASITQEILEIVNGANALD; encoded by the coding sequence ATGCAAGGTATCAGAGATATTAAAAGAAGGATAAAGACAGTTACTAATACTAAACAGATAACCAAAGCTATGGAAATGGTGGCAGCGGCAAAACTACGTAGGTCTCAAGATAAAGTAATTCAATCAAAGCCTTATGCCGCTAAAATGCAAGAAGTTGTTGAAAGGGTATTGAGTAACAGTAGAGATTATACTAACCCAATCATTGAAGGGAATCCTCAAGGGAAACCAGCCTTTATTGTTGTAACTGCAGATAGAGGTCTTTGTGGTGGTTATAATGCTAATGTTCTAAGAACAGCTCAAAAAACCATCGATAAAGAAAATTCCTATGTAATAGTTGTGGGACGAAAAGCTAGAGATCTCATGAAAAAACAAGGTTACAATATAGTAGCGGAGTTTTTAGATATTGGTGATGAACCAAATTATAATCATGGTCAGAGAATCTATGGAACAGTTGCCCAATTATTAGAGGAAGGCCTTTTCAGTGAAGTAAATATAATTTATACTCAATTTATTAATGCCTTAACACAAAGGGTTGTAATTGAGAGACTGTTGCCAGTGGAAAGAAAAGGAGAAAAGATAAGTAACATTTATCTGTTTGAGCCTTCTGTAGAAGAGGTATTAGATAATTTGATACCTAAATATTTAACAGGTAAACTATATCAAGCACTGGTAGAATCTAAGGCGGCGGAACATGGTGCTAGGATGACTGCCATGGGATCAGCTACCGATAATGCATCTGAAATGATTGAAAAATTAACATTGACATATAACAGGGCCCGTCAAGCTTCTATTACCCAAGAGATCCTTGAAATTGTCAATGGAGCCAATGCTTTAGACTAG
- the atpF gene encoding F0F1 ATP synthase subunit B — MLEYLFSTVFFTLVSVVGLFLILRWLLFRPVTEVLDQRANRIKSDIEIARKNREEAEKIKAELEERLEKAKDEAKEIIEKAVSRGNEAKEEIIKEAKKEAEKILERARKEIQLEKARAVTQLKDELAILSTMIASKVIEENLTKEKNDHLISKVIEGMGESYEKYHR, encoded by the coding sequence TTGTTAGAATATCTTTTTTCCACTGTATTTTTTACCCTTGTTTCTGTAGTTGGTCTTTTCTTAATTCTTAGATGGTTGTTATTTCGCCCTGTGACGGAAGTACTAGACCAAAGGGCTAATAGAATTAAATCTGATATTGAAATTGCCCGGAAGAATAGGGAAGAAGCTGAAAAAATTAAGGCAGAGTTAGAAGAAAGGTTAGAAAAGGCAAAGGATGAAGCAAAGGAAATCATCGAAAAAGCTGTATCAAGGGGTAATGAGGCAAAAGAGGAAATAATCAAAGAAGCGAAAAAAGAGGCTGAAAAAATCCTTGAAAGGGCTAGAAAAGAAATTCAACTTGAAAAAGCTAGAGCTGTTACACAGCTTAAAGATGAATTGGCGATATTATCTACTATGATCGCATCAAAAGTTATTGAAGAAAATTTAACTAAAGAAAAAAATGATCATTTAATTTCTAAAGTTATCGAAGGGATGGGAGAAAGTTATGAAAAGTACCATCGCTAA